Proteins encoded in a region of the Coffea eugenioides isolate CCC68of chromosome 4, Ceug_1.0, whole genome shotgun sequence genome:
- the LOC113767662 gene encoding uncharacterized protein LOC113767662 — protein sequence MLLRSSSSPILNSWLPNSSGSSPEPDHLPQLTRTRSVSLSASFAIDDIPGCASPLRPVHDSDLRDHQPASKKEKDIHIKRPKTPKPVKLKEAKEEELERLLSSSGLGEPAAAAEEDGCVAVVEKEKVLQTLVVGGGGAGGGGGRVCGGGGGGGGSDGGDGSGFGSDSYDSNRWHGHDSTDAYYQKMIEANPGNALLLANYAKFLKEVKGELDKAEEYCGRAILANPSDGNVLSLYADLIWQTQKDAPRAKTYFDQAVQTDPDDCYVLASYARFLWDAEEEEEEEDASSQYGKDGGNSSATFYGGASRGYPLTAAS from the exons ATGTTACTGAGGAGTTCATCCTCGCCCATCCTAAATTCATGGCTTCCAAACTCATCCGGGTCATCTCCTGAACCCGATCATCTACCCCAACTCACCCGCACCCGATCCGTCTCTCTCTCTGCCTCATTCGCCATCGATGATATCCCAGGTTGCGCCAGTCCACTTCGACCCGTCCATGACTCCGATCTCAGGGACCACCAGCCAGCTTCCAAGAAGGAAAAGGATATCCACATTAAGCGCCCCAAGACGCCAAAGCCGGTGAAGCTCAAGGAGGCCAAGGAAGAAGAGTTGGAGAGGCTGTTGTCCAGCTCGGGCTTGGGGGAGCCCGCGGCTGCCGCCGAGGAGGACGGGTGTGTGGCCGTGGTGGAGAAGGAGAAGGTTTTGCAGACTCTGGTGGTGGGAGGCGGTGGCGCTGGCGGAGGTGGGGGGAGGGtttgtggtggtggtggaggaggtGGCGGGTCAGATGGTGGAGATGGGTCCGGATTTGGTTCGGATTCGTATGATTCGAATAGGTGGCATGGGCATGATAGTACGGACGCGTACTATCAGAAAATGATCGAAGCCAATCCGGGCAATGCTTTATTACTGGCGAATTATGCCAAGTTCCTAAAGGAG GTGAAGGGAGAGTTAGATAAAGCTGAGGAGTACTGCGGAAGAGCAATTTTGGCTAACCCAAGCGATGGAAATGTTCTTTCACTGTATGCTGACCTAATATGGCAAACGCAAAAGGATGCACCCCGTGCCAAGACTTACTTTGATCAAGCTGTTCAAACTGACCCTGATGACTG CTATGTGCTTGCTTCGTATGCTCGGTTTCTATGGGATgctgaggaggaggaggaggaagaagatgcaTCAAGCCAATATGGAAAGGATGGTGGTAATTCATCAGCAACATTCTATGGAGGAGCATCACGCGGATATCCACTTACCGCGGCTTCTTGA
- the LOC113767681 gene encoding methyl-CpG-binding domain-containing protein 10-like: MASIAVNKEEVVSVELPAPASWKKLFIPKKGGTPRKNEIVFVAPTGEEISGRKQLEQYLKSHPGNPSISEFDWSTGETPRRSARISEKLKATPPSTEKEPPKKRARKSLGAKKDDKETDAAKQETENKGHEEMLDAGATEKNSEEPEGGNDIIRATLVEGEGKADAEDRKEPDSTVKENGTVGNGVKDVGVQNETDDKNAPIAVEKGEEKLDSKEVEKPETEIGKDDGADAAGKDKAGTAAAAAAASNGVEQELPNGVAPPEAETNEVEVCDGKLKLQVEDARVAVMENGKVEQTGQRETAQCPSPAPIAC; this comes from the exons ATGGCAAGTATTGCTGTCAACAAGGAGGAAGTTGTGTCAGTGGAGCTGCCTGCCCCTGCTTCTTGGAAGAAATTG TTTATTCCAAAAAAAGGAGGAACTCCAAGGAAGAATGAAATAGTGTTTGTGGCTCCTACAGGAGAGGAAATTAGTGGTCGGAAACAGTTGGAGCAGTACCTGAAGTCCCATCCTGGAAACCCATCAATTTCGGAATTTGATTGGAGCACGGGCGAAACTCCTAGAAGATCAGCAAGAATCAGTGAGAAGTTAAAGGCTACACCTCCATCCACTGAGAAAGAGCCGCCAAAAAAAAGAGCTCGTAAATCACTAGGAGCAAAGAAGGATGACAAAGAGACTGATGCTGCCAAACAGGAAACTGAGAATAAGGGACATGAGGAAATGCTAGATGCTGGGGCAACTGAGAAGAATAGCGAGGAACCAGAGGGGGGAAATGATATCATCAGGGCAACTTTAGTTGAGGGCGAAGGTAAAGCAGATGCTGAAGATAGAAAGGAGCCGGACTCCACAGTGAAAGAGAATGGTACTGTTGGAAACGGCGTAAAGGATGTTGGAGTGCAGAATGAGACTGATGATAAGAATGCTCCCATTGCAGTTGAAAAAGGGGAAGAGAAGCTGGATTCTAAAGAGGTAGAGAAACCAGAGACTGAGATTGGAAAAGATGATGGTGCTGATGCTGCAGGAAAAGACAAGGCAGGAAcagctgctgctgctgcagcAGCAAGCAATGGAGTAGAGCAAGAGCTGCCCAACGGTGTGGCGCCTCCTGAAGCAGAAACTAATGAAGTAGAAGTGTGTGATGGCAAGCTAAAGTTGCAGGTAGAAGATGCGCGAGTGGCGGTGATGGAAAATGGCAAGGTTGAACAAACGGGGCAAAGGGAAACTGCACAATGTCCGTCTCCAGCTCCAATTGCCTGCTGA
- the LOC113768493 gene encoding glucan endo-1,3-beta-glucosidase 14, with protein MEWYSAFFRTFKIMGLYSFGLCFLLLFNVFLSNVLMVHGFTGTYGVNYGRIADNLPPPATVAILLRAAKIKNIRIYDADHEVLKAFSGSGIEIIVGVGNENLKDMSVYPDNAVSWVKENVEPFLPGTSITGIAVGNEILGATDVELWEVLVPAVKNVYHALEQLHLSDKIEVSSPHSEAVFATTFPPSAGAFKESILPYMRPLLQFFSQIGSPFYINAYPFLAYINDPSHININYALAQRNPGIYDAKTNLHYDNMFEAQIDAAYAALEKVGHSKMPVIVSETGWASRGDANEPGATIKNAQTYNKNLRKRLLKKKGTPYRPKIPVRAYIFALFNEDSKPGPTSERNFGLFKPDGSISYNIGFKGLAPSSAHSLKDHRLGGFSLIHLIYATILVFHFI; from the exons ATGGAATGGTACTCAGCATTTTTTCGGACTTTCAAGATAATGGGACTCTACTCTTTTGGCCTCTGCTTCCTTCTTCTCTTCAATGTTTTCTTATCCAATG TGTTGATGGTGCATGGTTTTACGGGTACGTATGGAGTAAATTACGGTAGGATAGCTGACAACCTTCCACCACCAGCAACTGTTGCAATACTTCTCAGGGCAGCAAAGATAAAGAATATCAGAATCTACGACGCTGATCATGAAGTTTTGAAGGCCTTTTCAGGATCTGGAATTGAGATAATTGTTGGAGTGGGGAACGAGAATTTGAAAGACATGAGTGTGTATCCTGATAATGCTGTATCTTGGGTGAAGGAAAATGTCGAGCCATTCCTTCCAGGTACTAGTATAACAGGAATTGCAGTTGGGAACGAGATCCTTGGAGCTACTGATGTAGAACTCTGGGAAGTTCTAGTGCCTGCAGTAAAAAATGTATACCATGCCCTCGAGCAGCTTCACCTGAGTGACAAAATTGAGGTCTCAAGCCCGCATTCAGAGGCTGTTTTCGCCACAACATTTCCCCCATCCGCAGGCGCATTTAAGGAAAGTATTCTGCCGTACATGAGACCACTTTTGCAGTTCTTTTCTCAAATTGGTTCTCCGTTCTATATAAATGCCTATCCATTTCTGGCCTACATCAACGACCCTTCACATATTAATATCAACTACGCACTCGCTCAACGAAATCCTGGTATTTATGATGCCAAAACCAATTTGCACTACGATAACATGTTTGAGGCTCAGATTGATGCAGCTTATGCTGCTTTGGAAAAGGTTGGGCACAGTAAGATGCCGGTTATAGTTTCCGAAACCGGTTGGGCTTCACGGGGAGATGCAAACGAGCCAGGAGCAACGATTAAAAATGCTCAGACTTACAACAAAAACTTGCGTAAGAGGCTTCTAAAGAAGAAGGGGACGCCTTACAGACCCAAGATACCTGTGAGGGCTTACATTTTTGCCCTGTTCAATGAGGACTCGAAGCCTGGTCCAACTTCTGAGAGAAACTTTGGATTGTTCAAACCTGATGGCAGCATTTCTTACAACATTGGATTCAAAGGGCTTGCACCTTCATCAGCACACTCTTTAAAG GATCATCGATTAGGTGGATTCTCACTGATTCACTTGATTTATGCAACAATACTGGTGTTTCACTTTATCTGA
- the LOC113768682 gene encoding umecyanin-like, whose translation MSKFGCMVVFCAFSAAMLQQGATAEVYVVGDSIGWAIPQNGAAAYADWASGKNFKVGDILVFNFVTNQHDVQQVPKASYDACNSNNAIGGMITNGPANVTLRSTGAHYFICTFNGHCKAGQKLAISVSGSAGTPGANPPARTPAPTTTPTAPSPPSNQPPGARAPTPSPAPKADGPSAATPTAVTTPPPPPPTSSSNAVFAGLGFGIASVAVGLFV comes from the exons ATGAGCAAGTTTGGGTGCATGGTCGTTTTCTGTGCTTTTTCTGCAGCAATGCTGCAGCAAGGTGCAACAGCAGAGGTGTATGTGGTTGGAGATTCCATTGGGTGGGCTATCCCCCAAAATGGTGCTGCTGCTTACGCCGACTGGGCTTCTGGTAAAAACTTCAAAGTCGGTGACATCCTAG TGTTCAACTTCGTAACCAACCAACACGATGTCCAACAAGTACCCAAGGCATCCTACGATGCATGCAATTCAAACAATGCAATAGGCGGCATGATCACGAATGGACCAGCAAATGTAACTCTCAGATCCACCGGAGCTCATTACTTCATTTGCACTTTCAATGGCCATTGCAAAGCAGGTCAGAAGCTAGCCATTTCGGTGAGCGGCTCAGCTGGCACTCCAGGGGCCAATCCTCCCGCTAGGACCCCTGCTCCCACAACGACTCCTACCGCTCCTTCTCCACCCTCTAACCAGCCGCCTGGTGCTCGTGCACCAACGCCTTCACCAGCTCCCAAAGCTGACGGACCTTCTGCTGCAACACCAACAGCCGTGACCaccccaccaccacctcctcctaCTTCATCCTCGAATGCTGTGTTTGCCGGCCTTGGTTTCGGCATTGCATCCGTTGCCGTGGGCCTTTTCGTCTAA